The DNA segment ATGCTCGCCCAAGTGGATGCTCTCCAGCCAGTCGCCCACGTCGAACTTGCTCCAGAGCGGCAGCGGCTTTTGCTGGAAGGGCCGGCGTGGGCTGGGGGccccggggccggggccgggcgcCGGCGAGGGCAGCGGCGACGGCGAGGGCGAGCGGCTGCGCGCGCTCACGCTGCGCACCACGAAGCGCACCTCCTTCGGCTCGTGCGGGATGGAGAGGCTGGACGACTTGAGGATGGTGGGAGGCGTGAGGCCGAAAGGCCGCCCCGCGCCCCCCGCgcccgcccccagcccctccacccGCTCCAGCGACGCGGGCTTCACTGGGCTCGGGGCGCGCCGCGCCACGGGGTAGCGGCCGCCGGGCCGCACCGGGTAGGAGGCCCCGCCGCCCGGGCCCCCGGGGCTGCGCTGCGCTGAGATGGAGCTCAGCTCACCGAGGCTGCTGAAGAGCCTGCGGAGGGAGAGGGGGTCAAGGCCAGGTGCAAGGCGCTAGGCAGGGTGGGGGACGGCCGGAGGGGGCGGGGCCAGCGGCCGGGAGGACACTGGGGGCGGGGCTGGCCGGGGAAGGGGCcggaggaaggaagaggggccATTTTGTTTAGCCACCAAGGTCAGAGCCTGCTGGGAGGGAGGACCGCTTAGCCGAATGGAGTAAGGAGTAAAATTGGTGGCCCCGTCCACTTCCTGGGGGCTCCAAGAACAGCCCACCGGAGGAAAGGCAGCCTCTCCTGGCAGAAGGCTGACTGTCTCATCCCTGATAGCCTCGGACACTGGCTGTGGGCACTGTCCCATTCGCCCATGCCCTGGAGGGTGAGCCCCCACAGCCCCAACAGTTCTGCCCTCATGAGGAGACCCAGGGAAACCTGGGCTGGCTGCAGGCATGGCTGAGTCGTGAGAAAGGTTGGTGGCAACACAAGACTGAACCAGACAGACACCCACACAGAGGAGCACGTGCAGGACAGGTGAGAGGCAGTAGTGACAGAAGTGGCAGTGGCCTGCTCGTGACGGGGACACAAGCACACGTGCaggcacgtgtgcacacacacacgaatgATGACTCACTTCCCAACATCACCTCAGCATGGCCAGGGCAGAGGCCtgcccggggggggggggggaccaCCAGAGAAAACCCCCTTTCCTTCCCTGTACCCTACTGTGGCCAGAGGAGGCCTCAGAGGGCTGTCAGTGGCACCAAAGCCAAGCAGAGCAGAGACCTGGGTGGCCAGGTGCAGCGCATGGACAGTGAGAGGCATGGGATGGGCATGCTCACTTACACAGCCGGCGCTCAGGACCACGGCACAGCTAGACAGAGCAGCCACATGCAGATGGGCGGGAGAGAGCAATGAGAGAGAATGTTAGCGGCCCAGGCCCACAGTCAGCCACAGGACAGGCGGCCAGGCCCGAGGACCCCCTGCTGGACACCCACTGAGGAAGGGACTCAGGGGCAGTGGGCCCAGTACGACGGGGGAGCCAAATCGGGAGCTGTGGGGGGACGGCGCCAGGCAGGCCAGACTCAGGAAGCACTGGTGGGCTCCTGGCTCACCTGTGCGGCCTGTTCTCAGTTCGCAAAGTGTGGACCAGGGCAGTGCCCATACTCGGGCCTTACTTAGGACAGCGAGCGGCAAGTGCTCAGCAGACACCTGGCACTTGGTGCCTAGTGTCCCCCGCTCCGGCTGTCTGGCCAGCCTCTCTCCAGCTGCcatctcccctccctctccctgccccaacCTGGGCTGTGCAAAGGACCCCTCCTCTGGGTTCCCCCACTCCACTCCGTGCTATCCTGCCTGGTGCCAGTCCCACACCAAACGGGGCACCCTCAGCATCCGTCCTCCCCTTACAACAGGCTTTGTCTCTTCCTCTCCCACCTGTGCAATGCCAGCCTCTCGCTGGAGGTGTAGTTCTGTTCCTCCCACTCGACCTCGTTtccaccgccttccgctgctctCTCTCCTCGGCCTCTGTCCCCACTGCCTCCTCCCAATCGCTCAGATCCATAACAAAACCTCTGGAAGAGCTCAGACCAGATGTCCCCCCAGCCTATCCTTGGCAGGGAAAGGCTCCAAAGACACCTGGGGTGGGCTCAGGGCACAGGAGCCAATCACTAGAAGAAACCCTCCTGCTCCCGACACACCTGGGCTCCATGGCAGAGTGGGACGGGGAGGCGGGTactcaggtgggggtggggattgcTAGGGAAATGGTAGCAATGCTGGGGGAGATGCTGAAGGGCAGTGCCCAGAACACGCCCCTCCCCAGGGCCCTCACCTGTGACCCTGTCCTGGGGCCTACATGTGAGGATGGACTCCCTCCTGGCCCTGTCCCAAAGATAAGTTTCAGTGGAGCCATGTCGGGTGTGCCTGGAGCCTCAGGTGTGACGGAAGCACAGTGACGAGTTGGTGGGTCTACAGCCAAGCAGTGAAGGCAGAGAGGATGGTGCGTGCTGGGGAGTGCAGTGGAGAGGCTTGGCCTAGGCCCGGAGCAGGGTCTGGGCTCCAAGAGGCCTGTGTGGTCAGCACTGGAGTCTCCTGCCTGGCAGGGGGGCGAGCTGGAGGCCTGGGAGGAAGGCAGGCTGACTGCACCGGTGCCCAAGGAGACCCTCCCAAGGAGTGGTACAGTGTGGGGAGGTGGGCACCTGCCAGCGATGAAGGGCCATGCTTTACTGGGCTGGGAGCTACAGAGAGAGGGCCAGCCACACTTCTAAGGCTGCCCGGATCATGCTGGAGATTGCAAGAGGCTTAAAAGAGCCTAAGGAAGGCTATGCCCTCCCAGAGCCCCAGTGCATGGCAGGGAGTGGTCGAAGGGTGCCCATGGCTCAGGTCTCTGCTGCGTTTCCCCTTCCTCTTGAGGAACACAGAGCTGCCCACATTCTTCCCAGAGCAGGAAGCCAGCTATGCCCCAGGTCCAGACCCACATTTGCACAAGCACCTTGGCACACCCGTCACTGTGCATCACCACTCTAGGCTGTCTGACCGCCTCCCAGCCAGGTTCCAGCCGTGGCATGGCCACGTCACCACACCTGCCAGCCTCCTGAAAGGCTTCGGGGCTGCCCACACTCTCACACCATACCCACCGGGCTCCCCCGTGCCTGAATGCCTTTGCAGCCCTCCCCAAGACGGTCAGCAAACTCCACAGCCCCAACTAACTTCTTCCACTCTTCCACCAACATCCAGATCTTGCATATCTTGCTTCCTCACAACTCACCAGTGAGATCTGGCCTCTTCCCACTCCTGCTGTTCCCAAGGCTGTCAGAGGGACCCTCTTGCTTCCCCGTCAGGCAcctttcccctccccttccttccgGGATGGCTCCCCCAGGCTCCCCTCTTAGTCTGCACTTCCTCCTGGGCAGTGTGGTCCACTCCCACCCTTCACTGTGGCCGATGTGCCCAGGGACGCTGCATGGGAGGCCCAGCCAGTCTCTCCTGAGCTCCCGACCTCTGACTGGGGTCTCCACACATGCTCTCCCCATCCCCAGTGCTTCTGCACCTGCGCTCACACAGGGCCGGTCTAGGTCTGTGGCCTTTTGCAATTTGGGAGCCTCATTAAGGGAAATAATCCGCAACAGGAGCACAAAACTAGATAAGGCTTGCCAGCTTCACACCCAGTCATGGCGTCTTACTCCAACCTCCCTGCCCACACCCAGTCACTGCTCCAACCCCAAAACACTCCAGATATCCCCATGTCCCCTCCTCTGTAACCCCTGCCTCTCCTCCAGCAGAGTTCAGAACTCCTGAAGCACATGTCCTCTGCCTCGTTTGACCTGCAAGGACAGAGCACAGCCTGGCCGGGGTGACCCCTCCCCAGCTGCCACACAGCAGCTGTCTGTCCAGGTTTCAGAACAAGTCCTACTGGCCTTGAGGCACCTGCACCCTCATAGGGCTTTGTCAGATCTCTGCCAAACACGGTGCAGGATGGGGCCCATAGAAGGTCACCAAGGCAGGGCTCCTGCACCATCACAGGGATGTGCACTCCTGTGAGACACTGATACGTGACCTACTGCAGAAGCCATCTGCCCCCTGACCAGTGTGAGGCCATGGCACACAGAGCACCAGGGGCGTTAAGAAGTAATGCAGGAACGAACCTCTCTGACTTTGTATTTGCAAAGCTATTTCATCATAAACTTGTCTATAGAACCAGATGTGAGGGTCAGACAGGTATAAAACTGAGAGCTATAGCAGAACCGGGGCTTGCCGTGTGGCTCAGACACTGGATGAGCCTCAGACCCAGCTGTAAGGCCcagaaaacaaatggagctcaGCACAGATGTGGGCCCAGAGACAGTGTGGGCCTCTGAGCAGATCACTTGTGTACCAGGGATAGACCTAAAGCAGAAGCATAGAGCAGATGGATGTTCTGGGAGCGACAGTCCAAAGACCCCAAGGCCCTGGACCTTCAGAGGTAGCACATGAGAGCTTCCATCCAAAAGTCAGAGAAACAGCCCCAGTGCACACGAGCCAGCCCTTTTCACAAGTCACCAGGCTTCAAATCCATGACATACAGGGTGGCTTCAGTTGCCGGGAAAGATCTCAAGCTGCAGGGTGCCCTGTGGCTAAAGGACATCAGAGCCACAGGtggggaagtggggagagagggatgtTTCCTCTCTTGTGGTGTCTGTCGGGTAAGCAGCGGGGTGAGCCTGGGAGATGAAATTGAGGGAACATGTTGGGGACCAGAGGACAAAGCTCAGCAGTGTGACCCTCTGGATGGCCGTGGAGACTGCCCTGGGAAGGAAACACCACCACCTGGACCTCAGAGCTTCCCATACTTTGGACATTTCTCTAAAGGACAATATCACTAGTAATTTTGTATTTAAGTGAGAAATGAGTGCCAGGTTCTAGGCACTGCTGGTTGGAGAATGAGAGCCATGGGCAGCCCTGAAGGCACCCAGCCACTACTGGTCACATGGAGGGCCGGGCTGACACCCTGTCTGCCACCAAAGGCTAAGGGCTGGCAGTGGGGCCCACTCCAGGGGGCCATGGTTTTGTCCAGATCTGAGGGTGAGAAGGGGAgcacaggtgggagggagggaacatGAACAGCAGGGGGAAGTGAGGGAACAGAACGGCAGGGGGAGGTTTGTGAGGCTGGGCCAGCAGGTGGCACGGAGTGGGCCCCCGTACAGGCTACTTCAGAATACATGTGCCTTATCAGTGAGGCTGCCGGTCTACAGATGAGCATGTGTGCATTTATGTGTGAGTGTTTAGTCTGCAGAACCCATGTTTGTCACCAGAACGGGCTTAACAACAGGCTCCAGGTTAAGTGGACAGAGAGCAGGGCTTGGGGTCAGAGAGATGCCACCACTTACAGACTGGAGTAGACCTCTTTAGAACCTTGGCTTTATTATCTGGAAAAAGGTTATTGTACTATTGCCCCTCTAACGAATAGCTGTGGCAGAGGAATGACATGATCTGACACTTTCTAGTGCGACAGCTACCCCTTATTCCCCACCAGGGGCCTGGCCGGGTGCGTGGATGCTCAGCTTGCTCACGTATGAACACCCACCAggcagccctgtgctctgtgCTCCATAGGTGAAGCTGCATCTCGCCACCTCACAGGGGAGGGACTGAAGTTCACAGAGGTTAAGTGTCCTGTCCAGGACTACAAAGCAAGGATTCAAGCAGACACCAGAGAATGAAGTGAGTTGCCGAAGCTGGTGGGGATCACATCACAAAGCCTATCCATTTTTTTAGGCTGTGCGGCCTTCAGTGCCTGTGGTAGCAGCATCTGATTCCCCAGTGGAGGACCACCCTCCCCTTACTGTGAGCATCTGTTTGCTAGGTGGGCTGCTCCCGGGTCCTGGCTCCTAGAAAAGCATGAGTCAGGCACTGCCAGTGACAGCCCTACCTCTCCCTGACTCCAGTGATGAGTTAAGGGGAAAGCAGGGGACCCACATGAACTCATAGAGAGGCTGGAATTCTGCAGGAACTACTGAGTGAAAGGCTCATTTTTCAGCATGCCTGCAGAAAAGATGGAATGTAAAGATGGACCTGCTGGTCTTGCCCTTCCCCACCCTGTGTCCAAGAAAGCAAACAAACGCAGGGTCCTGGCACAACCCCAGGGCCGTGGGACAAGAGACCCTCACCCTGACAGAGGAGAAACGCTGACAATGCCTGTGGGAAGGGGAGTTCAAAGAGGGCACACTGGAAGGCAGCAGCCAGCTCAGCACTCACCTTGTCCTGCCCTGTGACTGTCCCAGCTGCCCATGGGGCAAAGGGGGCAAACGCTCCATTTCTGGGCTCCCTTGAGCCTCACCGCGGTGGCTCGACAGCCAGTATGTCTGCACCACGTATGTGTCTTATAGTATTCGTCCTAAGCCACCTCTCTAGATCTCAAATCAAAAAAGACAGCACTTGCATTTAGCTTCACTCTTTCACctgttcagcaaatgtttattgagggccTGCACCACACCAGGCACTATGCTACCCACTTTAAGTGGCTTTAATTTTCACTGGGCCTGAGGGGCACAGAGCAATGGAGAGgctggtggagggaggagagtcaGAGAGAAGACGGGGCCTGGTTGAGGCTGGGTCAGGGAGCCCTGCTCTCAGGAGTCTCGTCCTGCAGAGGCTTGGGATGCGGGCTGCCCACCCTAGTGGGACCGCCGGCCACACCTGTAATAGCCAGTCTAAGGGCACTTCTATGCCGGAGAGGGGCTTTCACCTTCAGCCGGGTGTCAGAAGAGGAAAACGGGAGGGGGCCTGGGAGCGAACCCCTGGGAGGACAGGGGCCTTGGAAGCAGTAATCCTGGAGCACACAGGTGCTTCCCAAGCCTGGCTTATCTTTGGAATCTTTAACTGGAGGAAGGTAAATCAGACAAGCCCCTGTAAGATCTGATCCTTCACTGCTCTGTGAACTCTGCCCTCCCAGGTCAACAGGAAAGGTTGTGCCAGGCTGGTCTTCAGGATGCAAGGAGTGGGAGGTGGCACCCCACACactatccccaaagccagagGGGGAGAGGGCCTAAGGGGCACAGAAGGCAAAAGCAGCTTGAAAAAGGCAGGCAAGGGCCAAGCAGGGGATGGCCAGCTCTGCCTCAGACCAGCGACTGTGGGCAGCAACGTGGAGCCCATAGGCCAAGGGGATCCCCTTTGGGAGGAGAGCCTTGGGAATGGAGTCCTTAGAGAAACATCCAAGGAGTCAGCCCAGGCCTCTGGCAGCTTCTGTTTAGCACCCCAGCCCTTGCTCAGGCTCTCCCCCCAAACCAGTGCCTCCCCCCATTTTCAGGGCACAATATGGCCTCTTCAAGACCCCACCCTGGGTGGGAGGTGAGGACAGACAGAGGGACAGGGAAGGTATGGAAAAGGTGAGAGGCAGTTGGAGGGTGCCAGGAAGTGGTGTAACTTCCATCTGAGACTGGCTTCTTAATGCGATTTGAATGTAacacacacagaagtctgtgttTAAGACTGTGAGGCAGTGCTAAGAAACAGGAATGTTTCTGGGGCTGAAAACAGGAAATTGCGCTGGGTCCCAAAAGGAAAAGGATCAGGAAAGATGGCAGCAGCCACATGGGGAAGTCATGTGGCCAAAGGGAAGCCAGAAGGGGGGCTGCACAGGGGCACAAAGAAGCAAAAGAGTCGGGGCTGGGGGACGGGTCTCGCAACTCCAGAGTGGACCACAGAATGACCCTGAATGATAGAGGCGGCTTTGGTCTCTTGTCAGACAGCCCACAGGAGCCTTGGGGACGAGGGGGACCCAGGGCAGGGGGCCTCAGCAGGGCCCTGGAGGGCCTGTCGCCAGCGCAGGTCTCTGATGGGCGCCAGCTCCCAGGCCCAGCACCGATGGGGATGGAGAAGGGCAGCCCTGACGCTCAGGGCCTGGAAGGAGCCTTCTATCCCACACAGACAGGCAGGACAGAAGAAGGCTAGGGATGGACGGGGAAGGCCAGGGAGGGGCACCACCGACAGGGGAGGGGCGGGACAGCATGGGCCACGGGAGGGGGGTGGGTAGCAGAGGGAACCGTGGGTGGACAAGAGGAAGAACACGGGAGGCAGGTATGACATAGGACAGGACCCTCCCCACACTGCCCTGCTCACCGAGCTGCCGCGATAGGCGACTTCTTGGCAGGGTCTAGCAGGCCGCCCAGGCCGCCGGCCGGCTCCTCCCCCAGGGAGCGGGTGTCTTTGTTCAGCTGCTGTAGGCGGGAGCTGAGCTCACTGATCACAGTTGGTTTGTCGTCTTCCGGCCCAGGGAGGCCCCGGCTTTCCATGGGGTCCCCCCACAGCTTGGACCTTCTCTGGAAGAGGTAGCGAGGGCGAGCAGGCCCGGCGGCAGAGGCCAGCCCAGCAGAGGCGGCCCGGTGCTGCTGCGCCATGAGCTCGCTGTCCGAGGACTGCTTCAGCAGCGGGTCCCTGAAGGTCACCGGCCCCTTCCCCAGCGGGGACTTGAGCTTGGGCTTAGGAGGCACTGGTGGCTTCTCGAGTAGAAAAGTGTGTCCGTCGGCAAAGGAAGTGTGGGTGTCAGTGAGTTCCCCACTCTCCGAGCTCAGGGTAGACATGCTGGACACTGTGGAGATAGTGCTCGTGGTCTCCAGGTGGGGGTCGCTAGAGCTGCGTGTGTCGGCCTCCTCCACCCCCGAGTCGGCCGCAGACTCGGGGGCAGGGGGCAGTTCACTGCTTGGCTTCCCTGAGGCCGGGCCGGGCACCGTGGTGGGCGAGGATCCTGGGCCAGGGAGCGGTGTGGCCAGCAGGACCCCATTGGCAAACTCGTCAGGGGGTGGCACTAGACCGATGCGGGCCAGCTCCTCTCTGGTCTCCTCGTCGCTGGAGGACAGCTGGGCAGGCGGCAGGTTCACAGCAAACACCAGCTCCGGCTcctcctctgagctgccctggccTGGCCCAGCATCTGTTGGGGCACTGCCAGGTGGCTGGGCCCGGGGACTAGACAGGGGCTCTGCCAACACTGCGGACTGGGTCGGGGCCAGCGCCAGCTCTGGGGTGCCTGGGCGCTCCTCTTCAGCCCCCAGCCCGCTGGGCTCCTGCCCATTGCTGGTGGCGTGCACAACAATGAGGCCAGCTGGCCGCTGCAGGGACGTGTCCAGGACACTGAGGATCATGGACTTCTTATCCTCCGGCGACTTCCGCTCCTCTCGGGGAGCCTTCTCAGGCTCCCTGCGTGCAGGCACAGGAACCCAGGCTGGGCTTCTCGGGGAGAAGGCTGGGGAGGCCAGGGCCCCTCGCTCAGAATCACGGGCCTGTACATCCACAAACAGGGGCCCAGGGCGgtcagcctcagggctgtgcacAGGCGTGGGGGACCGGGAGGGTGCCTGGGAGGCCAGAGCCCGTTCACGGGCAGCCAGAGCAAGGGCCAGGGGAGAGCTGGGGTCCAAGGGTTTGCCGGTGAGTGGGTGGATGAAGGTGGAGCCCGAAGGCCCAAGGCTCGGGCCGCTGACCAATGGCTTCAAGGCAGAGACGGGGGAGGGCAGCAACAGGTCGCGGCCGGTGGCGGCACCAACCCCCAGGAGGCGCTCGTCGATGGAACgggagggctgcagggagggcAGGTCCGCAGTAGGGGGACTGCCCTCGATGGCGCCCACCGACAGGAACACGGTGGAGCGCCGCCGCTCCTCCAGCCGCCGGTCTTTGGCTGGGCCCGGGCCTCCGAATGAGAGCCCGGGGCCATCCCCCGGGCTGTAGTCGAGGCCGCTGGGCCGAGGCCCGCGGTGCGTCGGGGAGGGCTCGCGGGCGAAGCTGCCGCCGCCCGGGCCCGGGCTGCCCACGGCCAGGGCCGCGCGTTCCTGCGCGTCCTCCACCTGCAGCTGCTTCACCAGCGGGCTCTTCCGGCGCTGGGGTTTGGATGGCGCGAAGAGGCTGGCGCTGAAGGCGCCCAAGTTGGCGTAGGGGCTGTCGGGGCCGGGCGGTCGCGGCCGGCGCTTGGGCCGCTCCGGCGGGGTGGCCGCGGGCGGGGGCCGGGGGCCGTCGCCCGCCTCGGGCGACGAGTCCTGCAGGATGATCATGGATCGCGCGCGCTTCTGCCGCTCCGGGTAGGGCAGCGGACCCAGGGGCGCGCCGGCTTCGTACAGGCCCGAGGCCCCCGCGCCCAGGCGCGCCTCCAGGCCGGGCTTGAAGCTGGAGCGCACAGTGTCGTAGGCGCGGCccggcgggggcggcggcggcgagaAGGTGGGGGGTGGCCCCGAGTCGAAGTAGTAGGGAGccggcgggggcggcggcgcgGTCTGCGGCGGGGGCGGGATGCCGCGGCCCTCGCGCACCGAGTCCTGCATGGACGTGCTCCGCGGAAAGCGCCCCTCCAGCAGGGACGCCAGCTTCTCATCCTCccctgaggacagaggggccccaGTGAGACTGGATGGTATGCTGAGGGCCGGTACCTTTGAGGTCCCTCCGGGCACGGACGCCCTCTCTCTGCAGAGGCCCGCCCTGCCCCGACGCCCCGCAAAAGCAGCCACGTTCCAGAGGCAAGGGTTGCTAGTGCGCCACTTAGAAATTGGTGGAGGCACTAcccactggggaggatggggccGGGGCGGACgtgggggctggggttggggagtaGGGGGTCACACGGGGAGCCCACACCTCGGGATCTAAGCAAGGCCCCCAGGGTGGGCTCATCCCCCGAAGCCCAGGCCTTGCATCCCAAGCCCTGTGCTGGGTCATGATGGCCCTTGCCAAGGCTGGGGACAGCTATCAGCTCAGGTGTAGGTTGGAGGGAGGCCCCCACCAGCGGAGGCTCTGAGAAAGGACCCAAACTGAGTACCTGGGTCGGTGCCAAGACCTGCCCGAGCCCCAGGACATTGGGTGGCCCGTAGAAGACACTCCAGGAGGGTAGGGGCAGAACTGCAGAGAGGGGCTAGGGGTGGCAGGGGTAAGGCTTCCCACCCAAGGCTGAGCAAGGCCACATCTCAGAACCACCAGCAGTAGAAAAAGCAGTTCTCACTGGGAAGCTCTGGTGGCAACCAGAGGTGGGAAGAAGGGAGACAGTCAGAAATCAGAGGGGCAGTCTCCCAGAACAGGACTGATAAAGGGCTGGCAGCGGACTGTGGCCAGTGGAGCCACGCATCCGGCAGAAAGCAAGCTGATGCCCAGATGAGATGCTCTGTGAAAAGAGAAGCCCTGAGAGGCTCCGTCCCAGAGACCCAAGCAGACTGAACTGAGAGAGGCCGCCAGGAGGCCACTGCTGTGACCCTAATGGCTGAGACTCACCAAGGCTGGATCGACGGGAGACACGGAGGATTAAAATGGAGCTGCAGGCTGAGCACTCAGTAGTCTCAGTTCTGCTccccactggctgtgtgaccacctgagcccctctgagcctcagctttcaTGGGCAACACAGGCGTAAAATGAACCCACTCTACCTGCCTCACTCAGAAGTCCTTAGGGTCTGTGCAGGAGCAGGGCTGGCGCGCTGAGGGCCCTTGTCCTGCCGCCTGGTGGGAACGAGGCAGGACCTCCTGAGGGTCCCTGTGCACAGAGTGGACAGCCTGTGCTGCTGGCGTGTTCAGCTATGCCGTGGGTATTAGACGGCCCCGTCCAAGGAGAGCAGGTGAGTGGCTCCTCCGTGGGGACACCACCCGTCCCTGGTGGAATGCCTGGGAATCTACACCTGGCTTCACTCTGGCCTTGGTCATTTTTTGAACTCACTGCGACACAGCTCGCGGGTTCCCAGCCGCCACCTCCTTCACCCACCGCAGGGCTCTCCCCAGGCCTCCCGCACAGCATCCTGTCCTGCATATAGCTCTCGTGTAAAGATTCAGGCCTCGATCCCAGCTCCACCAGTTACTGTCTAGAGTCCCTTAACCTGTTGGCACTTCAGTTTCCTAATCTCAGATCAACCCACGCCCATCACGGGGCTGTGTGAGCTGGAACCACCTGCAGCTTACAGCGGTGCTGATCACCTAGATGAGTCCCAGGGAGGCAGCTGAAGTCGCCACCATCATTTTTAGGTCTGCTGGAGACTGAATGGGCGCTGGCTTTGTCCTGGGTCTCCTCCCAGCTGCATGTCCTGCGCAGCAGATAAACACGCCCACAAGCTGTGCATGAGAGAGCTATGCAGGAAAAGCTAGTGCTTCTAGAAGATGCGAGTTTTTGGCCAAGTTCTAATTTAGGGTGAAGCCAAGTCACTTGCCTTGGGATGAAATGGGGAATCTGTTGATACCATCTGAGGTGGTGCGGAGCCCAGAGAGGGTCAACTGGAGAGATGTGGGGTGACATCTGCTCTGCAGAAAAGCCCTTTAGCCAAAGGAATGGACTAGAGGGTGGAGCTGGGGTAGGAGGttatgaggaaaccaaaggtATTAACCCATTTCTCTCCCAGAAACAACCATTCATCCTGCATGTCTCAGCTCATGACCCCCAACCCCAGGGTCCACGACACCAGATGTGGCTGATGCTCCATACTCGGCTCCACTTGTACACATGCCTTCACACTCACCATGTAACTGCTGAGCTGAGCTGTGTCTGCAGCTGTCACCATCCCCAGCTCAGCCCTCATGCCCTGCCCAGGGTCAGCCACAGTGGGCCTCACTCAGCATGGCCCACAGGGGAATTAAGGTGTGTGGTATGAGAGCTGGTTGGCCAGATGTGAGACCTTGGGGGAGCActgcctctgtgcctcagtttcctcatctgtgatggAGGTACTGAGAGTGTTGCCCCAGCAGGGTCACTGTAAGGGCTAAGGAACCAGTGTGCATAGAGCAGTGTTGTACGAAGGGCTGAGTGTTTACTCCAATGGCCAAACAAAGGATAGTGTACCAGGGTGTCCATGAACGGAGGATGAACAGGCGGACAGGTCTGTGGGTGGACTGATGGATGGGGGCCTGGATGCCTAGGGTGAGAAGCAGTGGGTGGGGCTTGTTAGTGCAGTGTGGGGTCAAATGAGGGGATGGGCAAGTGTGGGACATGGCAGGTCGGGTGTGAAGGGGCGCCAAGGAGACAAGTGCAGAAGGCAAGAGGCTGGGGACACAGCCTTGAGGACTCATGGGGGAAAGGAGGATGGAGTGAAAAGGTGCAGCCTGAGAACTGAGGGAAGAATGAGGAAATGTCCTAAAGCCCTAAAGGGGAGATTTTcatggaagaggaaggagagcAGAATCAAATGCCAATCGAGATGGGTGAGAGGAGCGCTGGTCGTGTGTCCACCGGGAGGAAAACACTGGTGACTCTGGTATGAGCAATTTCAGTTTTAGGTACGGAGAGAGCTAGCGTCTCCCAGGCTGAAGGGCTGGTGGAGGGgaggagccagccagccagcagagGTGACTTTTGGAGAAAATTGGATGTGAAGGAGAAGAAAGACGGCAGTACCTGCGGCAGGTTCAAGGGGAGGGAATTTTAGGGTCAGAAATTTGAGATGTActtaggctgcagagggagcagccaGGATAGGAGACAGAAGACCCAGGGATAGGAATGCTGGCATCTGTAGGGGATACAGAGAGTAGGCGCCCACTGGATGGGGAGCAGTGGGGGGGGGCGGGCAGGAGCCTCAAGGGTCTCTTTCCACAAAGTACCTCTGGGTCGGGGGAAGGACTGACAGCCACATACATCCACAAATGAGATCCCTAGGCTGGGGCCAGGGAGAGCAGAATCAGAGGGAAACTGGAAACCCCTTTTGAAGGGTGGGGAGCGACAGTCTTCCAGCCCCACATCCACCCCTGCCCCATTCCTCCCGGCCCCgtgcagcccccagcccagccgTACCTACAGACTTGGTCCGTGGAATT comes from the Manis pentadactyla isolate mManPen7 chromosome 10, mManPen7.hap1, whole genome shotgun sequence genome and includes:
- the SHANK3 gene encoding SH3 and multiple ankyrin repeat domains protein 3 isoform X1; amino-acid sequence: MQLSRAAAAAAAAAAAAPAEPSAPLPPAPAPAPAPPGPFPRSAADGAPAGDQGGPGRRAEPPCAPLLAASSPGPGPCAGMDGPGASAVVVRVGIPDLQQTKCLRLDPAAPVWAAKQRVLCALNHSLQDALNYGLFQPPSRGRAGKFLDEERLLQDYPPNLDTPLPYLEFRYKRRVYAQNLIDDKQFAKLHTKANLKKFLDYIQLHSTDKVARLLDRGLDPNFHDPDSGECPLSLAAQLDNATDLLKVLRNGGAHLDFRTREGLTAVHCATRQRNAEALTTLLDLGASPDYKDSRGLTPLYHSALGGGDALCCELLLHDHAQLGTNDENGWQEIHQACRFGHVQHLEHLLFYGANMGAQNASGNTALHICALYNQESCARVLLFRGANKDVRNHNSQTAFQVAIIAGNFELAEVIKTHKDSDVVPFRETPSYAKRRRLAGPSGLASPRPLQRSASDINLKGEVQPAASPGPSLRSLPHQLLLQRLQEEKDRDQDGDQESDVGGPAAGRSSQSKISPSGPGGPGGPGPAPGPGPATPAPPAPPPRGPKRKLYSAVPGRKFIAVKAHSPQGEGEIPLHRGEAVKVLSIGEGGFWEGTVKGRTGWFPADCVEEVQMRQYDTRHETREDRTKRLFRHYTVGSYDSLTSHSDYVIDDKVAVLQKRDHEGFGFVLRGAKAETPIEEFTPTPAFPALQYLESVDVEGVAWRAGLRTGDFLIEVNGVNVVKVGHKQVVALIRQGGNRLVMKVVSVTRKPEEDGARRRAPPPPKRAPSTTLTLRSKSMTAELEELASIRRRKGEKLDEILAAAAEPALRPDIADADSRAATVKQRPTSRRITPAEISSLFERQGLPGPEKLPGSLRKGIPRTKSVGEDEKLASLLEGRFPRSTSMQDSVREGRGIPPPPQTAPPPPPAPYYFDSGPPPTFSPPPPPPGRAYDTVRSSFKPGLEARLGAGASGLYEAGAPLGPLPYPERQKRARSMIILQDSSPEAGDGPRPPPAATPPERPKRRPRPPGPDSPYANLGAFSASLFAPSKPQRRKSPLVKQLQVEDAQERAALAVGSPGPGGGSFAREPSPTHRGPRPSGLDYSPGDGPGLSFGGPGPAKDRRLEERRRSTVFLSVGAIEGSPPTADLPSLQPSRSIDERLLGVGAATGRDLLLPSPVSALKPLVSGPSLGPSGSTFIHPLTGKPLDPSSPLALALAARERALASQAPSRSPTPVHSPEADRPGPLFVDVQARDSERGALASPAFSPRSPAWVPVPARREPEKAPREERKSPEDKKSMILSVLDTSLQRPAGLIVVHATSNGQEPSGLGAEEERPGTPELALAPTQSAVLAEPLSSPRAQPPGSAPTDAGPGQGSSEEEPELVFAVNLPPAQLSSSDEETREELARIGLVPPPDEFANGVLLATPLPGPGSSPTTVPGPASGKPSSELPPAPESAADSGVEEADTRSSSDPHLETTSTISTVSSMSTLSSESGELTDTHTSFADGHTFLLEKPPVPPKPKLKSPLGKGPVTFRDPLLKQSSDSELMAQQHRAASAGLASAAGPARPRYLFQRRSKLWGDPMESRGLPGPEDDKPTVISELSSRLQQLNKDTRSLGEEPAGGLGGLLDPAKKSPIAAARLFSSLGELSSISAQRSPGGPGGGASYPVRPGGRYPVARRAPSPVKPASLERVEGLGAGAGGAGRPFGLTPPTILKSSSLSIPHEPKEVRFVVRSVSARSRSPSPSPLPSPAPGPGPGAPSPRRPFQQKPLPLWSKFDVGDWLESIHLGEHRDRFEDHEIEGAHLPALTKDDFVELGVTRVGHRMNIERALRQLDGS